Within the Anguilla anguilla isolate fAngAng1 chromosome 19, fAngAng1.pri, whole genome shotgun sequence genome, the region gacagagagagagagaggagggtgagagacagacagataaagagagagagagagaggagagggagagagagatagagagagatagagagagagaaggacagacagagagacagagataaagagagagagagagaaggacagggggagagagagagagagaggagggtgagagacagacagatacagagagagagagagagatagtgagagagagaaagagagagagagtcttcaAATTGTATTAGTCCGGCCTACGCTGGGACGTAATTCAGCTTGATCTTGCGGTCATGGGCAAGAACAAAGGGAGCTGCTGACCGCGCAGCACCCGGGAGTCCAGACTGACTGCAGGTCGCGGCCAATCGGAAACCCTCGCTTCCGAGATGCCCTCGAACCGAgggcccgggggcggggccaggcggACACAGGCGCAGGCGGTAACGTTAGGAGGGGACGAGCACCATCAAACAGCGAGCCGATGATAAATATCACGGCTCACCCTCGCCGGTTCCAGAATAAACGGATGATAAATGACTTAAAAAGAACTTCTACtggaaacacattcattaaaaaaatctatcGTATTGTCAAATAAGTACACCTCTCGTTTGGTTTCGAAATTGCTTACAAATTGCTTGCTTAACGATTTTTAATTATATGTCATTAGAATTTCTAAAAGGCCGAGGCCTTTGTTTATAAAGTAACACAACAGAgcaatgcatcatgggattGCCGGCTCCCCCGGATCCGTTAAGTGTCCCATTTTTCAAGGGGGGCGGGTTTCTCTTGTATCCGGGGGGGAGCCATTTTAACGGTCGGCGACCCGATTCGAATCCGAGACGCGCCCGGACGAGCGGGAAACACGTCAAAGCAAATCGACGGCCACGAAAAAACAGCTCGCTCTCTCCTGAGTGGCCcttcaaaaaaactaaacaaaaaagaaggGCCTCTTCACACCCTcccggttcccccccccccggctcgccGGCTGAAGAGGACGCCCCGCGTTTGAAGTTTTGGACGGGGCGGTGGCGACGCAGCCGGACGCCCGCGCTTTTCCGCGCCGAGCTCCCGAACAATCTCCCTGAGGCCCGCTTCCTGCGTTCGggtcagattttaaaaaaaactttcgcAAGTCGACGACGCGCTCGGGCTAACCGCTATTCCGGAACGTTCTGCGCCCAGCTCAAATTTTAACTTTCGCTCGGGCTAACCGCTATTCCGGAACATTCTGCGCCCAGCTCAAATTTTAACTTTCGCTCGGGCTAACCGCTATTCCGGAACATTCTGCGCCCAGCTCAAATTTTAACTTTCGCTCGGGCTAACCGCTATTCCGGAACATTCTGCGCCCAGCTCAAATTTTAACTTTCGCTCGGGCTAACCGCtgttccggaacattctgcGCCCAGCTCAAATTTTAACTTTCGCTCGGGCTAACCGCTGTTCCGGAACGTTCCGTCCTTTGCTTTCGAAGCTCGAGGACCACGCAGTGAGCGCAGCCTGTGTCGCTCACCTCATAACAAAACTTCGACAAATTTTTCCTAAAAGGAAACGCATGCGTTCTGTGAATAGAGGTCAACATGACTGCATGTACGGCAGGTGGTGTGGCGTTCAGTTTAATTACCGCAAATGTCCGTGCGGTTGAGAGCAAAGTAGCATGAGGTTGCGTGACCAAACTCAACTTCTCTCAAAATTCACCAGCGGTTCCTAACGCAGTGTGGGAATCGGTAAGTACGCAgtagaatgtccagtgttaattcaactccagtGCAAGTTAATTCGAGTCCAATAGGGAGCATTATGCACTCCGTacacatttaacactgaaaattttactgtgtatgaacaatgaaacaacacaaatacaatacaatacaaaccaTTCGATTGTTCACCTTACCGACACATCCTTACGAACTTCTGATCACATCGTAAAACAGAAACGCGTGGCGTAGTTAAACAAACGCAGTGCAGGAATACTGTGTTTCCtgcaaggcatgatgggaaatatgcttttttttttaaactcctcaATCAGAAACCAACGACGTGTTGTTCGACATAGCGAGCCGAGGACGACCAAGCCCTCCCATTTCGGGCGATTTCATCGAGCCGTTCTCTCGTGGGCAGCTTGCACCAACGCACGCTCTGGCTGTTTCACCAAAAAGCGCTGAATATATTTGCATAATACAGGTGAATTAACAATTTAATAGGTTAATTGGTATTCAGACGGCTGAGCTCCTCGGGGGGGAAAGAAATCTCGCAGACGGAACGCGCTCCCTTTCGCGCTGTGGTCGGACGACGGCGTCACGCAACGCGTTTCACATTTCTGACAGAGGACCGGCGATCGGAGTGCAGATGTGATCAGGTTTGGAAGCCcactctccctctgcccctctctcgctccctctctctctccctctcacactccctctctctccctcacactcactctctcccccactgtccctccctctcctactctctcttccactgtccctctctctcacacttcctctctctcccacactcactctgccactctccctctcgcactccctctctctccttcttcctctctctccctctcacactctctcgttctctcccactgtcactcactcacactccctccctccctccccctatctctctcactctaccactgtccctcactctcacactcctctctctctccctccctccctccccctccctctcctcctctctcgccacagagcagcacagatgCTATCTCAGACGCGTGCCCTCACGgtccccagctcccccccccccccccccccccccccaccccgtctccGTGGGCAGACGTGCGCCGATAAGACCCAACAAAACACAGACCCTCGGCCGAGACGACACGGAACCAACCGGCCTTCCAATTGCCAGGCATTCCCCTCAGGCGCACGGCCAAAACGCCCTCGGACGGACGCAACCCAACGGGTGTcgttttcagaaataaaaccgACAGAAAGCCAAGCGCCTTCAAACGCTTCTCGCCGCGTGCGCGTCTCAGATCCGAGAGGGAGAACGAAGCGGGCGGGCCCGAAGGACAGTACCCTCGCTGACGCGCGGCCGCGAGGCCGGTTTCAAGTCTCCGCGTCGCTTCCCGCGCGGTTCTTAACCTCATCTGCCTCAGTAAACTCTCCCTAGCAGTGTAAACGGATAACACACGTGGCAggccagcgccccctgctgtccggGAGGTCCTGGAGTTCCGCCTTTCCTCGCGACCCGCGGCCATCGAGTGCAAAATGTGTCACAGAAATAGAAGAGAAGATTAGagtacataaacacagaaaacacaagatGGCCGACACTAAAGCATGGAGAAGCCAGAGGTGATGTCGTCGAGTTGGCGTGTTGGCGTGTAGTGTACCACCACCTGTTGAGGCAGAACACCATTAATCCTATCTGGAATTCATTCGAATAAAAACTGATAAAGTATCACAGTTAACTTGTCAGTAGGTTAATAACATTGTCATAAACAGTCATTGTTAATACAGTGCTGGGTTGTAGAATCATATAACCTTACTTCTCTTGTAAGGTTATATGATTATATAAACCAGCcctgtaatattttaatgaatacaaTTACATGAAGATAGTAATTATCAATCAGGGGTGAGAGTTAACAGAAAAACAGGCCCATAAATGAACGAGGAATGTTTCTAAAGAGCGAACGTTGAGAACAGATCTCTGACGCGGTCACAGTCAAGTTGAAAACGGGGCTCCAGCCAAGTCAAGCGTAGCCCAACAATTCAATAATACATACCTCTGCTTTACAAAAGACGGGTACCAGTCGTTCACGGTTAGCGGCGGTAGCTGAAAAGCCTGAGGACTGGAACTCAGGCTGCTGATACGCCAGCGCCCCCGTGTGGCGTAAAACGCCGTTGGCCGGCAGCAACATGCCGTCATCACCAAAACCCGATCCTTCAGACGGGTCTGACAAGGCCGCGCGAGACCTAAGAAAGCATTCGTTCACTTATCTCCCCGTTGTATCGGAAGAGGGTCAAAACGTTTCCCCAAAATTCATTCCGTTTGCTGAACCCGGGCCGCAGATCAGCCCCACTCACCTGGGCCGAGGTCTGCAAAACGCCTCGGagcgctgatccaggatcagtctCTTCTGTCCGTCCGCGAGCATAATCATCATCAACTATAAGCCAAAAGGCTGAACCGACCACCTTCTGATATTCTTCATAAATGAGGGACCTGGTGTTCCAGAGTTAattgtccagtgttaaatcaactcttacagagtacatttggTCCCCATCGGACTCGTATGTTCTCGGTTACAGCTGAAGTTacaccggacattttactgcaccGGTCCCCAATCAGAGGGACAGAATGAATAACTTGCAGCTGCATCGGATTACAGCGCCAGATTTCAGCACCCGAAGCCTACAGGCTACAACACAGCGGCGATTTAGCAACGCCTGTCAACGGAAACGCGCTGAACCGACACCCATCATCCATTTCAGACACGCGTTTCGTACGACAACAATGAAACACCGTAATGATCACAGTATTAACACgtttattttcaaacacaacTTTATTTTCTCAAAGAATCCAAAATATGTCATTTATGAAATAAGGAAATGTACACAATTTTCTTAAACGgcaaagtatatatatatatattttatttatttttttcctcattattttGAGGACCTTGTGGTACTCCTGTGGCCCCCCCAGACATTCTTTGAGGGCCCCTGCTATAAGGCACTTCGGTATTGGAGGTCTTCAACCCTCGGTAGTCCATCCACAGGTATAGTGCTAATGTTGCTATCAACGTAATAATATTGAGAGTATATACAACAGAGAGGACCAACGCTAGTCTGGGAGAGCCTGGCAGTTTGCTGCGTGTCTGAATTCACCTTAAACTCTGCAGATGTGGGAAACCAGGTCAGGAAAGTTAACCGTGTGTACAGACCATACTAATCAAGCGCCGAGTCCACAAGGCTCTCCGGGACCAAGGTTATCATCGAGGAACACAAAAGAGCGACCTTTCCGGGTTCATTCCGTACGTTCGCGCTGGTACCGGCTGGGCATTCTCGGGCGCAGAAAATTAAGAGAACGCCGCCGCCGTCACTTCCCGCCCGCGATGGTTTCAGCAGCCGACCGCGCGGGAAACAGGAAACGGCGGGCGGGAGTCGGATGCGCGCCCGCCCACCCTGCGCTTCCTTCCGGGTtttccgcccgcccgcccgcggcGAACGATCGAAGGGATCGGCGGCGCGCCTCGGAACGCTTTCGCCGGCGGCTCCGCGCTGCGATTCGCTGGAAGTGGCCGTGCGGTTTCCAAAAACCAGGTTTTTGATTGGCCGACGAGCTCAGAGCTCAGCTGGGAACAGGAGTGCCCTCAAATTTCAGTCACACAAGTTATACGTGGGATTATAAacatatgagagagagagagtgagagaaagagagatatagagagagagagaggagagagagagagcgagagagagcttCAACTTATTCTGAAGCGCTCACCCGTGAACCAAACACACCAGTGCAGTTTTCACAgcttgctatttttttttcttctaaatcaGGTGCATGCACATTGCCTTGTGGATATCATTAACGCACCAGTATACACGCGAATAACAAAATCGTAATCggcgtaaaaaaataaaataaaaggaaaaaaaataaaaaagagcacGGGAGAACGCGCCCGGGAATCGGAGCGACGGAATCGAGCGGGTTGGCGGTCGGTCGATCGTCGCGCTCAGGAACGTGCACGAGCGCGTGCGCGTGCTCACAAAACGCGTGAACACACACGTAcgtttaacattaacatttaacgtttaactgtaaaaacatcatcgtcatcatctgTAAACAGAACTTTGGAAAACGTCGCGAAGAGTACGGCTACGTACCGTAGCTCGACTTGCTCTGAGACTTtgaacgtaaaaaaaaaacaacaaaaaaacaacagctttcTTGCCGAAACGTTTCGTAAATGTTCGGAAATTAGACGAGAGGCTGTCTGCTTGTTGGGTCGCAGTGGGACTGAGGGTGTTGGCTCAACctgctgcttgtgtgtgtgtgtgtgtgtgtgtgtgtgtgtgcgtgtgtgtgtgttggtctcGTGTGGGGTTGCAGTACGCATTGGGACGTAATGTATGAGACTGACGCGGCCGTCCTGCTTTCTTGTCGCGCGATTGGCTCGCTCGTAGGGGGCCGCGGGCTACCTCCACCTCTATTGGGCCTTCTTGTCTCCCGCGTCCTCGTGAAGGTTCTGGAAAACAGGAAGTACAGACGTCAACCCAACGCGAGGACCAGCTGATTACGGTGACGTAATAAAGAGGGGAGGGTTCATGatgggtgtgtgcctgtgtagcGTGTCTGTGATTGTGGTGTGTGCGATCGGCGTGCTGTGTGTATGATGGGTGTGGCGTCTGTGTATGTAGGATGTTCACGCCTTcatgtgtttacagtgtgtgagtgtgcgtgtgtgagtgtgtgtgtgtgtggcgtacCTGCAGTTTCTGGTGCTCTATCAGGAGCCTGTCGTACTCCTTGGTCAGACCCTCTGTTTGTTTCTTCATTGCCTGCATTTCAGCCTGAGACTTCTTCAgggctgcagagagacacacctCTGAGCAAagcacagaatacacacacacacacacactcacacgcacacacacactcacacacacacacacactcacacacacacacacacacactcacacgcacacacgcacactgttgCTGGTGATCGTCCGTGTGCCACTCGGTCAGGGGAGGAGGATTACCCACCATCCCTTGCGTTCTCCAGGTCCTCCGACAGCTTCTGCACCTCCTTCCTGAGCTCCTGCTTCGCCTCCGCGCTCCCCTTGTCCACCTTGCCGTCCTCCAGAGACTGGGGGGGAGAAAGGAGCGCTGACATCACTCCCTCCTCACCaacctctcttcccccccctcaccgccaacttctcccccccccctcacccgtTTCAGCAGTACGTTGTCCTCCATGTATTTCTTGGCCGCTTCGTTGGCTCCGTCCACCTGGGTCTGCAGGGCGGCGCCGTTGAGCAGCGAGGTGGCCAGCTGGCTAATCAGCGTGATGATCCTTCTcagcacactgtctcacacacacacacacacacacacacacacacaaaatccgTGAGCCTTGCAAGGTTCATCTTTCAACGCTTGGCATGTCCAACCAAACGCTTTCCCTGAGTTTTAGCACAGAGTCCTCTCCCCTGAGATGCACATTAAGATGAGATGCACGGCTAGCTCAGTACCGCCGCTGGCTGACAGGGGGCGCCGGACTCACAgccagaggaagagggagaagccGGAGATGTAGAGGTTCCTCTGGGCCCGGAACAGCTTCATGTGCAGGTGGTCGAACATGTTGGGGTGCAGCTTGGAGTCCTTGCCCGCCTGCGCCCCCGAATACTTCCGCACCTCCCTCACTGCGTCTGCGGGGGGCGACAGAGAGCTGGTGAGAGCGGGCCACGGACCGAAACGCGACCGTGATCGCCGTGAACAATCAATTCCCCATCAGGACCTTCTAAAACAGGCATTTGTCTTTTACTCGCAAAAATGTTCCCCTCCCTTCCACCATCTTGGTAAGCGGTCTTCTAATTACATATATTCTTTACACTATTTCCTTTTGCCTTCCCGACGGTTTTAAAGCACTTTTCAGGCTCATTAACCTCGGTAAGTACTTGAGAAAGCTCTTTCTGCAATTAGCGCGCCGCAGAGCTCTCAACAAACGCGACCACCATCACGTGACGCAACAACATTAGCCGcgcgggtcggggggggggggggggaaatcagcGGCTCACCGAGGAACAGGACAATGAGGACGATTATCATGGTCAGGAAGCCCTTGTTCCAGAACCCGGAAAGCCTGTTCCAGATGTTCAGCCTGAACACCGACTgccatctggaaaaaaaaacaaaaaaaacaaacgcaaaacaggaagtgaaattaGGGGtatgaaatctgaaaaaataaaaaaagaaatacatcaacaaaaacatttttacctcaACACGAGTAATCGTTCTTCTACTGTAAACTGTCTCAGGGTGTTTGGAAAGgactttaaataaaacaattattaatattattattatcaaattGAGATGCTGCAGTTATGAGACAATGCCGAAAGCCTAAAACTACTATTTTGGCTTTATTTTAATAGCTCAAACAAAATCCTGCATGCAATCACATTAGGAGTCCCCAAGGCCAAGTTTGAGACACGCTTATATAACAACGAAAATAACGACAACATTAACAATGGCAGTTGTCATTAACATCGGCGTTGTTAATAAAGATACGAATAGCGCTACGGCTGATCATTAATATCCATCACACCGTGGTACCTCTGGGGGGAGACGAAGGGGAGgcagaggatgaggaggacTCCGATCTCCACGTAGAGGAAGAGGGCCACGGCCGTCCACTGCAGAGTCATACTCACTCAGCGAGTCTGGCAGAAGGAGGGCAAGGGTGAATCGACAGCTAAACAATGAATTTGCAACATTCTCACGTTCATGTCTCTCACTTATGATGCGCAGCTATCTCAGAATCTTATTATATCTCAAACTAATGTGCGCTTGCACACACAGGCTTTGCTCACGAATGCTTGTTATGAATTTGCTATGAATAGGCATTTTtatcagttttgtttgtttaataatttGAATACCCTGCTTGCGGACGAGGTTAACGTAACTCCGGGCAGGCCAAAACGAAGCATTTTTCCAATCGCAGTCACATTCCCTCTAGCCCCGTGCACTGCAAATAGCCACAGATGCCATAGCTGTCACCTCACCACATTTTTTGGTCTGACCTCACCACATTTTTTGGTCTGAActggttttaaaagaaaaccacCCTGAGGCTGTCCAGGAGCAAGAGTGAACAGCACTGTTTCAAGAACATTGCTAGTGTTAAAATATCATTTCCCCGGGTCTTTGCATCACCTGACACGGGCTAAAGAGTgaacagaaactcaaaacacaACGAGACCCTGTTTCAGACTAATCCCCTAATGCAATCCTCGGTTAGCTGACAAGCCTGAACAAAGTTCATTGAAGAGATCCCTTGCTTGGTATTGCATCAGTGGAAATTCATCATTCGTTTACCACATCCTGCCGCcggccaaaaaaaaatggtagCAGGCTAGATATACAGTTGAACATCCGATCCTGTTAATTGATTAAGGTGAGGTGCAAGCACCCTGAGTAGGTCCAAGAAGACTAGGTAGGCAGTGACGTAGGCTATGTGACATTACAGTACATCCATCAGTACAAGCATTGTGTCATTATTCCCAATTAACAAATATATGACCAATTCCAATTAGCTTGACTGGAAAGAACGCTACTTTGTTGGTAGGTTAACGTTACTCGTGCTACTCGCAAGCTACTTCAGAATTTACTTCCGTTCTCGCCTCCACTTTCACATATCCTGGTTTGGCCAGGTCCTCTTTGCTGTTGAGGTTCGCTCGCCGCTAATAAGCTAACTGTACACTAGAATGTATTGTTAGCGTTTAAACAGCAAGCCACATAACAATACGTTTCTATACAGTAACGCTGGCTGGCAACTTAAGTGAAGTTCGAGACGTCATGATGAAACCAAACTAGCGCAGAGCATCCTGACAAAGTTCATAACGACTTCGCTTGCAAGAACGCGCGCTAATTTTAAATTCACTAGTTAACTACCAGAATTTAGGTTAGTTAAAGAAAACTTGACGACATACATACCTCCTGTTCACTATTTTCAAGAAGGATGCTGAAAGCGtaataaaagcgtctgccaccACAGCCTAGCTAAGTTCGCACAGCTTCCTCCTCCAGTAGCAGCGCGAAATAAGCCACGGAAGTGGAAAATTAGTTCCGGCTACGATCAGGGCGGGacaattgaaaataaaagcaacgGATTAGATTCTGACTCAATAAAAGTGTGGTAAAATTGATTCTTCAGAATGACAGCTGAGTAAATCTAACGCGTTTTCCCTAGGAATCATTGCTGGGGCTTTAACTGCTGCATGTTCAGCCTAC harbors:
- the LOC118218853 gene encoding B-cell receptor-associated protein 29-like produces the protein MTLQWTAVALFLYVEIGVLLILCLPFVSPQRWQSVFRLNIWNRLSGFWNKGFLTMIIVLIVLFLDAVREVRKYSGAQAGKDSKLHPNMFDHLHMKLFRAQRNLYISGFSLFLWLVLRRIITLISQLATSLLNGAALQTQVDGANEAAKKYMEDNVLLKRSLEDGKVDKGSAEAKQELRKEVQKLSEDLENARDALKKSQAEMQAMKKQTEGLTKEYDRLLIEHQKLQNLHEDAGDKKAQ